One region of Synechococcus sp. UW69 genomic DNA includes:
- the ppc gene encoding phosphoenolpyruvate carboxylase, with product MPESTTHVSDNETTRLNGGASGAGQLLQHRLDLIEDLWKTVLRSECPPEQSERLLRLKQLSDPVSLEGRDGDSTSEAIVELIRAMDLSEAISAARAFSLYFQLINILEQRIEEDSYLDSLRPNLSAESAQRDAFDPFAPPLANQTDPATFGEVFERLRRMNVPPAQVEHLLRELDIRLVFTAHPTEIVRHTVRHKQRRVANLLQQLQSDNPLANQLREDCRDQLEEEIRLWWRTDELHQFKPTVIDEVDSTLHYFQQVLFDAMPKLRKRLITALHRHYPDVQVPQASFCTFGSWVGSDRDGNPSVTPDITWRTACYQRQLMLELYIHSVQSLRQQLSISMQWSQVAPSLLESLEMDRLRFPEIYERRAARYRLEPYRLKLCYVLEKLERTLARNNQLSEAGWQMPCEALTDPKDGLGGADVLHYTSVDQFRSDLELVRNSLVSTELSCEQLDTLLHQVHIFGFSLASLDIRQESTRHSDAIDELTRNLELPQAYGDMDETQRMAWLLQELQTRRPLIPPATSWSAPTSETLAVFRMLQRLQEEFGQRICNSYVISMSHTASDLLEVLLLAKEAGLVDPPNKRASLLVVPLFETVEDLQRAPAVMEGLFKTPLYRELLPVAGQQKQPLQELMLGYSDSNKDSGFLSSNWEIHQAQIALQELASRQDVALRLFHGRGGSVSRGGGPAYQAILAQPSGTLQGRIKITEQGEVLNSKYSLPELALYNLETVTTAVVQNSLVTNQLDATPSWNQLMSRLATRSREHYRALVHDNPDLVAFFQQVTPIEEISKLQISSRPARRKTGAKDLSSLRAIPWVFGWTQSRFLLPSWFGFGTALSEEVGSDSEQLDLLRRLHQRWPFFRMLISKVEMTLSKVDLDLAHHYMNSLGHPEQREAFEAIFQVIAKEYELTRKLVLEITGQNRLLGADQGLQLSVDLRNRTIVPLGFLQVALLKRLRDQNRQPPMSETPGAPEDTRTYSRSELLRGALLTLNGIAAGMRNTG from the coding sequence ATGCCCGAGTCCACCACCCATGTCTCCGACAACGAGACAACACGCTTGAACGGTGGTGCATCCGGTGCCGGGCAGCTTCTTCAGCACCGTCTGGATCTGATTGAAGACCTGTGGAAGACGGTGCTGCGCAGTGAGTGCCCACCGGAGCAGAGCGAACGTCTGCTGCGACTCAAACAACTCAGTGACCCTGTCTCCTTAGAGGGACGGGACGGCGACAGCACGAGCGAGGCGATCGTCGAGCTGATCCGAGCCATGGATCTTTCAGAAGCCATCTCGGCGGCCCGCGCCTTTTCGCTCTATTTCCAGCTCATCAACATCCTTGAGCAGCGGATCGAAGAAGACAGCTATCTCGACAGCCTGCGGCCCAATCTCAGTGCTGAGTCGGCTCAACGGGACGCCTTTGATCCCTTTGCACCCCCTCTCGCCAATCAGACTGATCCAGCCACCTTTGGAGAAGTCTTCGAGCGGCTGCGTCGGATGAACGTCCCCCCCGCGCAGGTGGAGCACCTGCTGCGGGAGCTGGATATCCGTCTGGTGTTCACCGCCCATCCCACGGAGATCGTTCGGCACACCGTGCGTCACAAGCAGCGACGTGTGGCCAACTTGCTCCAGCAACTTCAATCAGACAACCCTCTCGCGAATCAGCTGCGCGAGGACTGTCGCGACCAACTGGAAGAGGAAATCCGACTGTGGTGGCGGACCGATGAACTCCACCAGTTCAAACCCACCGTGATCGATGAGGTGGATTCGACCCTGCACTACTTCCAGCAGGTGTTGTTTGACGCGATGCCGAAACTGCGTAAGAGGCTGATCACTGCTTTGCATCGGCATTACCCCGATGTCCAGGTGCCCCAGGCATCCTTCTGCACATTTGGCTCCTGGGTGGGTTCCGATCGGGACGGCAATCCCTCGGTGACACCCGACATCACCTGGCGAACAGCCTGTTACCAGCGTCAGCTGATGCTGGAGCTGTACATCCACTCCGTCCAGTCGCTACGCCAGCAGCTGAGCATCTCCATGCAGTGGAGTCAGGTGGCGCCATCACTGCTGGAGTCCCTGGAGATGGACCGGCTCCGGTTCCCGGAGATCTACGAGCGCAGAGCAGCTCGATACCGACTGGAGCCCTACCGGCTGAAGCTCTGCTACGTGCTCGAAAAGCTTGAGCGCACTCTTGCCCGCAACAATCAGCTGTCGGAGGCGGGCTGGCAGATGCCCTGTGAAGCCCTGACCGATCCCAAGGACGGACTCGGCGGAGCCGATGTTCTCCACTACACCTCGGTGGATCAGTTCCGCAGTGACCTGGAGTTGGTCCGCAACAGCCTCGTCAGCACCGAATTGAGCTGCGAACAGCTCGACACACTGCTGCACCAGGTGCACATCTTTGGGTTTTCGCTGGCCAGCCTTGATATCCGTCAGGAGAGCACCCGCCACAGCGATGCGATCGATGAACTCACCCGCAACCTGGAACTGCCCCAGGCCTACGGGGACATGGATGAAACGCAGCGGATGGCATGGCTCCTCCAGGAACTGCAGACCCGCCGGCCCCTGATTCCGCCAGCCACCAGTTGGTCAGCGCCGACATCAGAGACGTTGGCGGTGTTCCGAATGCTGCAGCGCCTCCAGGAAGAATTCGGCCAGCGGATCTGCAACTCCTATGTGATTTCGATGAGCCACACGGCATCGGATCTCTTGGAGGTTCTGCTGCTGGCGAAAGAGGCGGGTCTGGTGGACCCGCCGAATAAACGGGCCTCCCTACTGGTGGTGCCGCTGTTCGAAACCGTGGAGGATCTCCAACGGGCCCCCGCGGTGATGGAGGGGTTGTTTAAAACGCCGCTCTACCGCGAACTCCTACCGGTTGCAGGCCAACAGAAACAGCCGCTGCAGGAGCTCATGCTGGGCTATTCAGACAGCAACAAGGATTCCGGCTTTCTCTCCAGCAACTGGGAGATTCACCAGGCTCAGATCGCACTTCAAGAACTCGCCAGCCGCCAGGATGTGGCGCTTCGCCTCTTCCACGGCCGCGGTGGGTCTGTCAGTCGTGGAGGAGGGCCGGCTTACCAGGCGATCTTGGCCCAACCCAGCGGCACGCTGCAGGGCCGGATCAAAATCACCGAACAGGGTGAAGTACTGAACTCCAAGTACAGCCTGCCCGAGTTGGCGCTGTACAACCTGGAGACCGTGACCACGGCCGTGGTTCAAAACAGCCTGGTAACCAACCAGCTGGATGCGACGCCAAGCTGGAATCAGCTGATGAGTCGCCTCGCCACCCGTTCAAGGGAGCATTACCGGGCTTTGGTTCACGACAATCCCGATCTGGTGGCGTTCTTCCAGCAAGTCACTCCGATCGAGGAAATCAGCAAACTGCAGATCTCCAGCAGACCGGCCCGACGCAAAACAGGCGCAAAAGACCTGTCCAGTCTGCGGGCGATCCCCTGGGTCTTCGGTTGGACCCAGAGCCGATTTCTTCTGCCGAGCTGGTTTGGCTTCGGCACAGCTCTGTCGGAAGAAGTGGGCAGCGACTCCGAACAACTCGATCTGCTGCGCCGCCTCCATCAACGCTGGCCTTTCTTCCGGATGCTCATTTCAAAGGTAGAAATGACCCTCTCCAAGGTGGATCTCGACCTGGCTCATCACTACATGAACAGCCTGGGGCACCCCGAACAGCGAGAGGCCTTTGAAGCGATCTTCCAAGTGATCGCCAAGGAATACGAACTCACCCGCAAGCTGGTGCTGGAAATCACGGGACAAAACCGACTGCTGGGAGCTGATCAAGGGCTGCAGTTGTCCGTTGATCTGCGCAATCGCACCATCGTTCCCCTGGGCTTTCTCCAGGTTGCACTGCTGAAGCGACTGCGTGATCAGAACCGGCAACCGCCCATGAGCGAAACCCCGGGAGCGCCCGAAGACACACGCACCTACAGCCGCAGTGAGCTGCTGCGAGGTGCACTGCTCACCCTCAATGGCATTGCAGCCGGCATGCGCAACACCGGTTGA
- the gshA gene encoding glutamate--cysteine ligase codes for MTAQNLLLKGFEVELFTGQPNGANVGVATDVARELPGFVTEPDCRNLEYITDPIRDYAELPEALLAPRRELRRWLHERELTLLPGSTMSLGDSSRFERSDPGNAYHALIERLYGTRVVTASIHINLGITDLNWLFAAVRLVRCEAALLLAMSASSPFLDGRSTSHHSQRWHQFPLTPQSVPLFRDHDHYIQWVEEQLATGAMRNERHLWTSVRPNGLRRPYDLNRLELRICDLITNPHELLAITCLLELRLLALRQDMTRLDPLCNSVLSADELAQLADSNDAAVAQSSLKAELKHWRDGRRAITCKDWLEELLDELAPLAESLQLSAYLKPLDALLTHGNQAMRWEAAHARGQSIDDLLQEGIQLMQQEEQQITTGEPCLG; via the coding sequence ATGACAGCTCAAAACCTTCTACTGAAAGGCTTCGAGGTCGAACTGTTCACCGGTCAGCCCAACGGAGCCAACGTCGGCGTCGCCACCGACGTTGCCAGGGAACTGCCTGGCTTCGTAACAGAACCGGACTGTCGCAATCTCGAATACATCACCGACCCGATCAGGGATTACGCCGAACTCCCCGAGGCACTGCTCGCGCCCCGACGGGAATTAAGGCGGTGGCTGCACGAGCGGGAGCTCACGCTTCTGCCAGGCAGCACCATGAGTTTGGGAGACAGCAGCCGGTTCGAACGCTCGGACCCCGGCAATGCGTATCACGCTCTCATCGAGCGGCTTTACGGCACCAGGGTCGTGACGGCCAGCATTCACATCAACCTCGGCATCACAGATCTGAACTGGTTGTTTGCGGCGGTCCGGCTCGTGCGCTGCGAGGCGGCTCTCCTGCTCGCCATGAGCGCCAGTTCCCCCTTTCTGGATGGGCGCAGCACAAGCCACCACTCCCAGAGATGGCATCAATTCCCCCTAACGCCGCAATCGGTTCCCCTATTTCGGGATCACGACCACTACATCCAGTGGGTGGAGGAGCAACTGGCCACGGGGGCCATGCGCAACGAACGTCACCTATGGACGTCCGTTCGTCCCAATGGTCTGCGACGCCCGTACGACCTCAACCGACTGGAATTACGCATCTGCGATCTCATCACCAATCCCCATGAGCTGCTGGCGATCACCTGCCTGCTTGAGCTGCGGCTTCTGGCCCTCAGACAGGACATGACTCGCCTCGATCCCCTTTGCAACAGCGTCCTATCCGCGGATGAGCTGGCCCAGCTGGCTGACAGCAATGATGCAGCCGTCGCTCAATCAAGCCTGAAGGCTGAACTCAAGCATTGGCGGGATGGCCGCCGTGCTATCACCTGCAAGGACTGGCTTGAGGAGCTGCTTGATGAGCTCGCTCCCCTCGCCGAATCCCTCCAGCTCAGTGCTTATTTGAAGCCGTTGGATGCACTGCTGACCCACGGCAATCAGGCCATGCGCTGGGAAGCGGCTCATGCCCGGGGCCAATCCATCGATGACTTGCTTCAGGAGGGGATCCAGCTGATGCAGCAGGAAGAACAACAGATAACCACCGGGGAACCCTGTTTGGGATGA
- a CDS encoding anthranilate synthase component I family protein, producing the protein MFSPDRDAFHQAVCSGANLIPLAQSWPADLETPLTTWIKVGEGRPPGVLLESVEGGETLGRWSVIACDPLWTASARNDRLTRTWRDGRKDEFTGNPFESLRDCLAPYACVNLPGLPPLGQLYGVWGYELIQWIEPTVAVHPRGASDPPDGIWMLMDALLIFDQVKRQITAVAFGDLSDGADEEQAWRSAIGRIDDLRQRMDAPLPAVQPLTWDARSKELPAVRSNRSRDEFEAAVDTAKEHIAAGDVFQLVISQRLETDVPQSPLELYRSLRMVNPSPYMAFFDFGDWQLIGSSPEVMVQAEPAADGIHASLRPIAGTRPRGATPLEDRELEADLLADPKERAEHVMLVDLGRNDLGRVCQPGSVAVQDLMVIERYSHVMHIVSQVEGRLAPTHDVWDLLMAAFPAGTVSGAPKIRAMQLIHTLEPDARGPYSGVYGSVDLAGALNTAITIRTMVVQPRDGGGCRVKVQAGAGIVADSQPTAEFEETLNKARGMLTALACLNPPG; encoded by the coding sequence ATGTTCAGTCCCGATCGCGACGCCTTTCATCAGGCGGTTTGCAGTGGAGCCAACCTGATCCCTCTGGCTCAGAGTTGGCCCGCAGATCTTGAAACACCGCTCACCACCTGGATCAAGGTGGGAGAGGGTAGGCCTCCAGGTGTTTTGCTGGAGTCCGTCGAAGGAGGTGAAACCCTCGGACGCTGGAGTGTGATCGCCTGCGATCCCCTCTGGACAGCATCAGCCAGGAATGACCGTCTGACACGCACTTGGCGCGATGGTCGTAAAGACGAGTTCACGGGCAACCCGTTTGAATCGCTCCGCGACTGCTTAGCTCCTTACGCCTGCGTCAACCTGCCGGGCTTGCCCCCACTGGGACAGCTCTATGGCGTTTGGGGCTACGAATTGATCCAATGGATTGAACCAACCGTTGCGGTGCATCCCCGAGGCGCGTCCGATCCCCCGGACGGGATCTGGATGCTGATGGACGCACTCCTGATCTTTGATCAGGTGAAACGGCAGATCACGGCCGTCGCCTTCGGCGACTTGTCCGATGGCGCGGATGAGGAACAGGCCTGGCGGTCCGCCATCGGACGGATTGACGACCTGCGCCAACGGATGGATGCACCTCTTCCGGCCGTCCAACCGCTGACCTGGGATGCCAGAAGCAAAGAACTTCCCGCCGTGCGCTCCAACCGCAGCCGCGATGAATTCGAAGCCGCCGTCGACACTGCCAAAGAACACATCGCGGCCGGCGATGTCTTTCAACTGGTGATCAGTCAGCGCCTTGAGACCGACGTTCCTCAGTCGCCCCTGGAGCTGTATCGCAGTTTGCGGATGGTGAATCCATCTCCCTACATGGCGTTCTTCGACTTTGGGGACTGGCAACTGATCGGCTCAAGCCCGGAGGTGATGGTTCAAGCCGAGCCTGCAGCAGATGGCATCCATGCCAGCCTGCGGCCCATAGCGGGCACCCGACCTCGGGGAGCCACGCCACTAGAGGATCGAGAGCTGGAAGCTGATCTGCTGGCCGACCCCAAAGAGCGCGCTGAGCACGTGATGCTGGTTGACCTGGGACGCAATGACCTCGGCAGGGTCTGCCAACCCGGAAGCGTGGCAGTGCAAGACCTCATGGTGATCGAGCGCTACTCACACGTCATGCACATCGTCAGCCAAGTCGAAGGACGCCTGGCCCCGACGCACGATGTGTGGGATTTGCTGATGGCGGCCTTTCCCGCCGGCACCGTCAGCGGCGCACCGAAGATCCGTGCCATGCAACTCATCCATACGCTTGAGCCCGATGCGCGCGGCCCCTATTCCGGGGTCTATGGATCCGTCGATCTGGCCGGAGCCCTCAACACGGCCATTACGATCCGAACCATGGTGGTGCAACCACGAGACGGTGGTGGATGCCGGGTCAAAGTTCAGGCCGGGGCCGGCATCGTTGCCGATTCACAACCGACGGCTGAATTCGAGGAAACCCTGAACAAAGCACGGGGAATGCTGACAGCACTGGCTTGCCTGAACCCGCCGGGATGA
- a CDS encoding photosystem I reaction center subunit II PsaD produces MAATALNGQLPQHIASTGGLLNSAETEEKYAITWTSKTEQAFELPTGGAALMNSGENLMYFARKEQCLALGTQLRTKFKPRIEDYKIYRIYPGGDTEFLHPKDGVFPEKVNEGRSMVGHNARRIGENVNPANIKFSGRNTFDS; encoded by the coding sequence ATGGCAGCAACGGCGTTGAATGGTCAACTTCCTCAGCACATCGCCAGCACTGGCGGACTTCTGAACTCAGCAGAGACTGAAGAGAAATACGCGATCACCTGGACCAGCAAGACAGAGCAGGCTTTCGAGCTCCCCACCGGTGGGGCTGCCCTGATGAACTCAGGCGAAAATCTGATGTATTTCGCCCGCAAAGAGCAGTGCCTCGCCCTCGGCACCCAGCTGCGCACAAAATTCAAGCCCCGGATTGAGGACTACAAGATCTACCGGATCTACCCCGGTGGTGACACCGAGTTCCTGCATCCCAAGGATGGTGTTTTCCCCGAAAAGGTGAACGAAGGACGTTCCATGGTCGGGCACAACGCCCGTCGCATCGGCGAAAACGTCAACCCTGCCAACATCAAGTTCAGCGGCCGCAACACCTTCGACTCCTGA